The DNA region TTGTTTTGTGTTCTCCTATTACTGTTAAATAAAGCTTCTTTTCTTCTTCTCGTGGAGCAATAAACAAACATCCAGACTCATGAACTACAACTTCGGCTGCATTTTGAGGATACATAAAAATATCATTGATTTTTTCATCTTTAAGATTAATTCTTGTTGGCCCACTATCAGAAATCTCAAGCTTCAGCAAATTATCAACTTCTAACTCATATTCTACCGCATATACATCACTAAACTTGACTAAAGCAATAAACCCTATCATAAACCTCAAAATTCTAATACTCATTTTTTTATTCCATTCTCTTTAACGCCAGTTAACAACAAAAGGTAATTAGGACTTCGCTTGTAAGTCAAAAGGTAAGTCTTATCGACAGCTATATGTTTACTATCGCTAAACCAATAACGAAGCGTTCCACTAATTAATACTCCATCCTTTATCACTTCAACCTTCTTCGGAAAAAAGACTGAAGACACATTTGAGCCTTTAACAAATTGCAAGTGATCATGAAAAAATTTATTTAAAGATTCAGTATTACTAGATGCAACTTTCATGTCTGCTATTTGTCTTTCTACCTCATTTGGAGAAGTAGTAAATAAGAGTTTCGTTACATAAATTGCCCATTCCTTTAAATAGGTTTCATGGTAATTTTTTGATGAAACCATCATTTTACGATCAGGCTCCATTGCTGGAATTAATAACCACTTTTCTTCTTTGGTAATTGCAGCCATTATCGCAATTATATTAGCTGCAGCTAGCAATATAGTTACTGAAAGTAAGCATTTATTATATTTAACCAGCTCTTGTATAGCATTTTGCTTAAAGAGATGATTCATTACTTGCCAACTTTTTTGCCCAAAAGCCTTGGATATCCTAATGGAGCTGGCAATAAACCTTTAGCTACTAAAAAACTTTTTAGCAAAAAATTCTCAGATACCTTCTTAATTTTCTTAAAGCAATAACATAGAGCAATTCCTCCAACCATAAAGGCTAGGCCTAATTTAGCATGCCTGCTGTTTAGTAGTACAATTCCTGGAGCTACTCCAGCTAGCACTACTCCCCATTCGTCAATGCTCAAACCCATATACTTCAACGGCCTCGATAATGCCCAACATAATTTTTGATTTTGTATAATCACCTTCAGCCTCAATTGTAGCATGAGATTTCTCATTCTGCTACTATAATGTTTAAATTAGCTAAATATCTTCAAACACAGATTTTACCTGCAATAATTAGTGTTCATATATGCATGTGCGACATGAAATCGCACTATTCTTACCACAACGTTTATATCAGTCAGATAGTATTATAAATATTATAACTTCTAGCACATTCACTAATTATTTGTATAGCCTTAGACATATACTCTCGTACTAACTCCATACAAGCTATAGTATAAGGTATTGTTGAGTTTGGATTAATATGATTCAATGCTATACTAATTGTCCTCTGACTTTCGCCTGCATCCCCCATACAACTTGCAAACGTCCTTCTTAGATCGTGTATTCTGAAATTTTTTATGCTTGCCTTTTCACAAATTATCTTCCATGCGGTATTTGGATGCGATAAGTGTCCGCTTTCGCTAGTAGAACTTGGTAGTACCCATTTACTTGTAGATATTAATTTCCTTGCTTGCAATATTTCCATTGCCTCATCTGTTAATGGTATATTTTGCGCCTTTCCGTTCTTAGTTTTTGGTATATGCCATATTTTTCTTTCAAAATCTATATTGTCCCATTCCATCTCTAACACATTACTTTTTCTAGCTCCAGTATATAACGCTAGTAATGCAAAATCTCTTATCAATGGACTTGCTTCTCCGCATAATACTTGTAAAAATCTACCCATTTCATCGTAACTTAGACGTCTCTCTCTTGCTTGCAGTTTATGCTGCTCTATCCCTAGAGTAGGATTGTTTTCTATTAATCCCCATTTTATTGCCTTATTAAATATAGTGCGTAAGGTTGCTAGCAATGCATTTGCTGTGGCATATTTTCCCTCTTTGCTGATATCATTGAATATTGGTTCAATATCACTCATTCGAATCTTGCTTATCTTTTTTTCATATAATGCTTGTGCATAAGTATGTACTCTGTCAGCATTCTCTTTCCAGTTTATAGTATATATTTTGGCATACTCTTCAATATACTTATAACACAGCTCTTTGAATGTAATATCGTTAGCTTTTCTTTCTCTTTCTTTTATACGATTCTCATTTTCTTCTATCTGTTGTTGATGTTTTACTGCTCTTGGATCTATTCCGTTCGCCATTAATGTCTTTAATTCTCTTGCTATTTTTCTAGCTTCTTTAATAGATAAATATGGAAATTCCACTATCCTTATTTTTAAACTCTGGTTTTTATATTTTTGTTCTAAAATCCATGTTTTTCTTACTATTCCTCCACAGACTGTACATGAGATTTTCAGTTTAAGTCCTATTATATCTGGATCGTGGATAATTAATAATTTTTCTCCCTTAGGAATTTTAATTTTACGTAGTGCTCGATTTATAAACTTTGATGATATTGAAGTCATAATCACCCCACATAATATTAATATTTATTATTAAAGTATTACGTTTAATTAAACAGATGATCTATATTATACTTTTTATTTGATAGCAAATTTTTATACTAATTTGTTCATAATACATATAACTTAAAAATCACTTATCAATCCCAGGTTGTATATATTTTTCGATCATTAGATTAACCTCTAGATTGAAAACTGGCCCCCAATTTCCTAAATTTTCTGTCAACCTTTTGTCAACCTTTTGCTTTAATTTTTTTGTTATATTGACAAATATTGGAAATATATTTATAGTTAAAGTTGAAGCTTGATTAAAAATATTAATAAAAGTTAACACAAGTTAATAGTAGGTTCTATAAAGTGTAGAAGTTAATAAAAATTAACTTTTCTTCTCCCTTATACTTGATCTACCTTTGCACTTTTACCTATAGAACATCTTATTGATTTAAAGATATTAGAAGAACAATATAAGGAACTCGATAGCAATAAAGCTATAGTCATTTTCAATGAAGTTTGCGTATAAAATATCCTATTGGTAAATTTTATAGCTATTGTCGCTTTTTTCTATGCTCAAACTTCATTGAAAATGACTATATAAGAATAGATGGTATAGCTAAAGTACTATAAAACAGTTATGTTATATATTTTTCAAATTTATAAACTTATATTAACTAAATATTGATTCTAAAAGAATAGTGTGATATATAGTACTCAATTAATGCATATTATAACCTTTCTAAAAAGCAACGCTTAGTATTGCAAAGCTAAATTATATAAGGAGCCTAGAACATGCGTTGCAGAAGCACTACGCAACTTAATATCCAAGCAATGGACAGCATTAAACTATGTCGTATGCTTAAAGATAGAAAGATATTATCTGAAACTATTATAACAGAGATTTTAAATAGAGCTTTGTTTTTACTACAAACTGAAGATACAAGATACAATAGACTGCAGTTTGATGCCAGAGGTTTAGCAACAATTGTATACCAATTGGCAAAATTAGACTATGGTATAAGTACTGAATTTCTTCATGCTTGGACAAATAAAGCTATAAATCTAATTGAGGATTTTATACCTCAAGGGTTAGCTAATTCCATATGGGCATTTGGACATTTAGGAATAAAACCATCAGCTCAATTCATTAGACCTTTTTCGAAACTGGTTAAGGTAGTTCAAAATTATAAATGCCAGAGATCAAATTAAATCTAAGACCGAATCTTTTACCTCTATTTCGATATTTGTCAGCAATAATTTTGAACCGTTTTAGCATAGCAATAACGTTTTCATTGACAACTCTTTTTCCTGCTAACCTACGATTATTCTTTTTATCATTTTTAGTTAAAGGATTTTTCTTGCTTTTTTTCTTTGGTAATGCAGAATTATTGTGAATTTTTTGTATACCTTGATATCCTGTATCAGTAATCGCTTTAATCTTAGGATGGATAAGAATTTTGGATTCCTTAAATAATCTAAAGTCATGTTTTTTACCGTTAGAAAAATCTGTACATATTACTTGGTGTGTTTTCTTGTCTACCACTATTTGAGTCTTTAGTGTATGCCTTTTCTTCTTTCCTGAATAATAGAATTTTTGTTTTTTTTGGGTCTTTCTATTGGACTCTCAGTAGCATCAATCAAGACTACTTCATAATTCATATCGCTATTCATTAGAGCTTTACGACCTGGAAGAGCAAAGTTTGGGTGTTTAACTAAGGTGTCTTCTACCCATTTTACAGCCTTATATGCTGAACTTTCACTAATCCCATAGTTCTGACCTATATGAAAATAAGTACGGTATTCTCTAAGGTATTCTAAGGCCATCAATAACTGTTCCTCCAAATTGAGCTTATTTTTACGCCCTCCTTTTGATTTCTTAACACCATCAGCTTTCCTCAAAATATCCACCATCTTTGAGAATGTTTTCTTCCTTACTCCTGTTAATCGACGAAATTTTTCATCCTTTAACTCTTTAATCTGATCTAATTTCATTATTACTTCAAATCAGATTTTTATAACACCATTTTACATCATTGTGTAGTTTCGAAAGAAGTCTATTAATGCTTGGATACATCAGGCTACTACAAGCATAGATAAGTTTATACCTCAAAATTTAGCTAATTCCATATGGGCATTTGGACATTTAGGAATCAAGCTAACAACTCAATTCATTAATGCTTGGATACATCAGGCTACTACAATCATAGATCAGTTTAATACTCAAGAGTTAGCCAATTCCATATGTGCATTTGGACATTTAGGAATCAAGCCAACAGCTCAATTTATTAATGCTTGGATACATCAGGCTACTACAATCATAGATCAGTTTAATACTCAAGTGTTATCTAATTCCCTATGGGCATTTGGGCATTTAGAAATCAAACCCATCAGCTCAATTCATTAATGCTTGGATACATCAGGCTACTACAATCATAGATCAGTTTAATACTCAAGGGTTAGCTAGTTCTATTTATGGAATATTTATATTAAATATTTTATGCAACTCTAAAATTAAAGTACCACAGCCATTTATTGATACTGTTAATAAAAACATTGCACTGGTTGATGAGAATAATGAGAATATTAGTCAAATTTTAAAAGCGCATTATTATTTTGGTAAACAAGGTGTAGGAATATTAACTTCACAAAATCGCCAACTTTTTGAAAAGAAGTGTAAAACTAATTTTACACATTCCCATACTTCAAATCTACAACTAAATGTACTGAAGGTAGTCAAAAAAGTAGTAGCACAACATACTGTTAAAAGTGAGCATTATATTAAGCAGATTACTTCCAGAGTTGATATCTTTATTAAAGAGGAAAATACAGTAATCCAAGTAGATGGGCCAAGTCATTTTAACGACAATAATGCTCCTAACGTTTCGACTAGGCTGAATACTGAATTATTGAAAAGTTACGGATACACAGTACATAGAATTCCATATTGGATTTGGGATAAGTTAAGAACAGATACTGACCAAGGACAATATATATGTAAATTGATATGTAATGATAAATCTGCTTCTAAATCAGATATGTTAGAGGAAATATTCTATGATGCACAGGAGAATATACCAGAGCAATCAACAAGTGAATTTCTACCTCATTCTGAATTATCGATATCAGAAGATGTATTTTATGATGCATACGAATATATTCTACCAGATTCATTAACACATGAATCTTTATCTCATTAGACTTCTTTCGAAACTATACAATGATGTAAAATGGTGTTATAAAAATCTGATTTGAAGTAATAATGAAATTAGATCAGATTAAAGAGTTAAAGGATGAAAAATTTCGTCGATTAACAGGAGTAAGGAAGGGAACATTCTCAAAGATGGTGGATATTTTGAGGAAAGCTGATGGTGTTAAGAAATCAAAAGGAGGGCGTAAAAATAAGCTCAATTTGGAGGAACAGTTATTGATGGCCTTAGAATACCTTAGAGAATACCGTACTTATTTTCATATAGGTCAGAACTATGGGATTAGTGAAAGTTCAGCATATAAAGCTGTAAAATGGGTAGAAGACACCTTAGTTAAACACCCAAACTTTGCTCTTCCAGGTCGTAAAGCTCTAATGAATAGCGATATGAATTATGAAGTAGTCTTGATTGATGCTACTGAGAGTC from Orientia tsutsugamushi str. Boryong includes:
- a CDS encoding IS5-like element ISOt6 family transposase (programmed frameshift), translating into MKLDQIKELKDEKFRRLTGVRKKTFSKMVDILRKADGVKKSKGGRKNKLNLEEQLLMALEYLREYRTYFHIGQNYGISESSAYKAVKWVEDTLVKHPNFALPGRKALMNSDMNYEVVLIDATESPIERPKKKQKFYYSGKKKRHTLKTQIVVDKKTHQVICTDFSNGKKHDFRLFKESKILIHPKIKAITDTGYQGIQKIHNNSALPKKKSKKNPLTKNDKKNNRRLAGKRVVNENVIAMLKRFKIIADKYRNRGKRFGLRFNLISGIYNFELP
- a CDS encoding RAP domain-containing protein codes for the protein MNTELLKSYGYTVHRIPYWIWDKLRTDTDQGQYICKLICNDKSASKSDMLEEIFYDAQENIPEQSTSEFLPHSELSISEDVFYDAYEYILPDSLTHESLSH
- a CDS encoding tyrosine-type recombinase/integrase, which encodes MTSISSKFINRALRKIKIPKGEKLLIIHDPDIIGLKLKISCTVCGGIVRKTWILEQKYKNQSLKIRIVEFPYLSIKEARKIARELKTLMANGIDPRAVKHQQQIEENENRIKERERKANDITFKELCYKYIEEYAKIYTINWKENADRVHTYAQALYEKKISKIRMSDIEPIFNDISKEGKYATANALLATLRTIFNKAIKWGLIENNPTLGIEQHKLQARERRLSYDEMGRFLQVLCGEASPLIRDFALLALYTGARKSNVLEMEWDNIDFERKIWHIPKTKNGKAQNIPLTDEAMEILQARKLISTSKWVLPSSTSESGHLSHPNTAWKIICEKASIKNFRIHDLRRTFASCMGDAGESQRTISIALNHINPNSTIPYTIACMELVREYMSKAIQIISECARSYNIYNTI
- a CDS encoding TraE/TraK family type IV conjugative transfer system protein; amino-acid sequence: MNHLFKQNAIQELVKYNKCLLSVTILLAAANIIAIMAAITKEEKWLLIPAMEPDRKMMVSSKNYHETYLKEWAIYVTKLLFTTSPNEVERQIADMKVASSNTESLNKFFHDHLQFVKGSNVSSVFFPKKVEVIKDGVLISGTLRYWFSDSKHIAVDKTYLLTYKRSPNYLLLLTGVKENGIKK